In one window of Candidatus Abawacabacteria bacterium DNA:
- a CDS encoding VOC family protein, with amino-acid sequence MAKLYRVIVPVTDIEVAAQFYGQVLETPGERVSPGRHYFHCDGTVLACYDPARDGDQLSYGWQMHENQYLYFAVEDLSKVRGLLKKAGASALGKVQAMPWGETLLYAKDPFGNPISFVDSKTVFTGTSKSSKK; translated from the coding sequence TATTGAGGTCGCTGCACAATTCTATGGACAAGTCTTAGAAACGCCAGGCGAAAGAGTGTCACCTGGTAGGCACTATTTTCATTGCGATGGGACTGTTTTGGCTTGCTATGATCCAGCAAGAGATGGTGATCAATTAAGCTATGGTTGGCAAATGCATGAGAATCAATATCTTTATTTCGCTGTGGAGGATTTGTCAAAGGTGCGTGGTTTGCTGAAAAAGGCAGGAGCATCTGCGTTGGGGAAGGTTCAAGCTATGCCTTGGGGAGAAACTCTGCTCTATGCCAAAGATCCTTTTGGCAATCCGATTAGTTTTGTCGATAGCAAAACAGTATTTACCGGCACTTCGAAGTCAAGTAAAAAGTAA